A stretch of DNA from Phenylobacterium koreense:
CCGCTGGCCACCGGCGTGCTGCCGATCGCCCTGGGCGAGGCGACCAAGACCGTCTCCTTCCTGATGGACGCCGACAAGGCCTACCGGTTCACCATCGAATGGGGTCGGACCACGGCCAGCTTCGACCGGGAGGGCGCGACGACCGCCACCTCCGATGTCCGCCCGAGCGTGGCGGCGATCGAGGCGGTGCTGCCGGAGTTCGTAGGCGACATCCTGCAGGTTCCGCCGGCTTTCTCCGCCGTGAAGGTGGATGGCGAGCGCGCCTATGACCTCGCCCGCGCGGGCGAACAGGTGGAGCTGAAGGCCCGGCAGGTCTCCATCTACGAGGCCCGGGTGATCGACGCTCCGGACGCCGATCATGTCGAGATCGCCGTGGAATGCGGCAAGGGCACCTATGTCCGCGCGATCGTCCGAGACATCGCCGAACGGCTGGGCGCCTGCGCCCATGTCAGCGCCCTGCGCCGGACGCGGGTCGGTCCCTTCGAGGAAGAAACCGCGATAACGCTGGAATTGTTGGAAGATTTGAGCCATAAGGCCCGGTGCATGGAGGCATTGCTTCCGGTCGAGACCGCCCTGGACGACATCCCGGAGCTGGCCGTGACCGCCGAAGACGCCTTCAAGCTGAAGCAGGGACGACCGATCGTTCTGGTTCCCCGACAGGTGGAAGCGCTCAAGGCCCGGCTAAGCCCCGGGACGCGAACCGTTTCAGCCATGGACGGCGGATCGATCGTGGCGCTCTGCGAGATGCGTGCGGGCAAGCTCGAGCCCTCGCGGGTCTTTCATCTGGACAAGAGCGGAGACTAACCGATGTCGATCACGCTAGAGCGTAAGGCCGAGCTCATCAAAGCCCACGGCCGCACCGAAGGCGATACCGGAAGCGCCGAAGTGCAGGTTGCGATCCTCTCGGAGCGCATCGCCAACCTCACCGAGCACTTCAAGACCCACAAGAAGGACAACCACTCGCGCCGGGGCCTGCTGAAGCTCGTCTCCCAGCGCCGTTCGCTGCTCGATCACCTGAAGAAGTCCGACGAGGGCCGCTATCAGTCTCTGATCGAAAAGCTGGGTCTGCGTCGCTAAGACCACCAGGTCGGCCCCCGGGAAACCGGGGGCTTTGCGTATCAGGCCGAAACCATAGCGCCGCTTCCCTCGTAACAGGCCGAGGGAACAAAGCGGCCGTCCGAGAGGTCCATGGTCTGGACCGCTCGTCATACGCCGAGGGTTCCAAAGCAATCCTCATCGCCTGTTCGTCTGGAGAGGATTTCGGAACCCCGACGCCCTGTCCGCCCCCGTAGGGAATACGCCCGCGGGATGAGAAAGAAGCAAAAATGTTCGATATCAAACGCAAGACGATCGAGTGGGGCGGCAAGACGCTGACCCTCGAAACCGGCCGCATGGCCCGTCAAGCCGATGGCGCGGTCCTGGCCACCTATGGCGAGACCATGGTCCTGGCGACCGCCGTCTACGCCAAGAGCGCCAAGCCCGGTCAGGACTTCTTCCCGCTGACCGTCAACTACCAGGAAAAATTCTACGCCGCGGGCAAGATCCCCGGCTCCTTCCCCCGTCGCGAAGGCGCGCCGAGCCAGAAGGAAACCCTGACCTCCCGCCTGATCGACCGTCCGATCCGCCCGCTGTTCGTCAAGGGCTTCAAGAACGAAGTCCAGGTGGTGACCACGGTTCTGGCCCACGACCTCGAGAACGACCCGGACATCGTCGCCATGGTCGCGGCCTCGGCTGCCCTGGTGATCTCCGGCGCTCCGTTCATGGGCCCCATCGGCGCGGCCCGCGTAGGCTACATCAACGGCGAGTACGTGCTGAACCCGACGCTCGACGAGCAGAAGGAATCGGCCATGGACCTGGTCGTCGCCTCGACCAGCGACGCCGTGATGATGGTGGAATCGGAAATCCAGGAACTCAGCGAAGATGAGGTCCTGAAGGGCGTCATGTTCGCCCACAACGGCATCCAGCCGGTGATCGAGGCGATTATCGAGCTGGCCGAGCACGCCGCCAAGGAACCCTTCGAATTCGTTCCGGAAGACACCGACGCCATCAAGGCGGAAGTGAAGAAGCTGATCGGCAAGGACCTGGCTGCGGCCTACAAGATCGTCGCCAAGGGCCCGCGCCACGACGCGGTCTCGGCCGCCAAGGCCAAGGCCACCGAACAGTTCGGGAAGTCCGACGAGAACCCGGCCGGCATCGCGCCCGACAAGCTCGGCTCGGTCTTCAAGGAACTGGAAGCCGACGTCGTGCGCCGCAACATCCTGGACACCGGCATCCGTATCGACGGCCGCACCGTCGACAAGGTTCGGCAGATCGTCTCGGAAGTCGGCGTCCTGCCGCGCGCCCACGGCTCGGCCCTGTTCACCCGCGGTGAAACCCAGGCCCTGGTGGTCGCCACCCTGGGCACCGGCGACGACGAGCAACTGATCGACGCCCTCGAAGGCAAGTACTTCGAGAAGTTCATGCTGCACTACAACTTCCCGCCCTTCTCGGTCGGGGAAACGGGCCGCATGGGCGCTCCGGGGCGCCGCGAGGTCGGTCACGGCAAGCTGGCCTGGCGGGCCATCCGCCCGATGCTGCCGAAGAACGAGGACTTCCCCTACACGATCCGCCTGGTCTCCGAGATCCTGGAGTCCAACGGTTCGTCCTCGATGGCCTCGGTCTGCGGTTCCTCGCTGGCCCTGATGGACGCGGGCGTTCCGCTGAAGAAGCCGGTCTCCGGCATCGCCATGGGTCTGATCCTCGAGGACGACGGCTTCGCGGTCCTGTCGGACATCCTGGGTGACGAAGACCACCTGGGCGACATGGACTTCAAGGTCGCCGGCACCGAAGACGGCATCACCTCGCTGCAGATGGACATCAAGATCGCCGGCATCACCGAGGCGATCATGAAGCAGGCGCTCGAGCAGGCTAACGCCGGCCGCAAGCACATCCTCGGCGAAATGGCCAAGGCCATGGAAGCGCCCCGCGCTGAGCTGGGCGAGTTCGCGCCGAAGATCGAGACCATGAAGATCGCGGTCGACAAGATCCGCGAAGTCATCGGTTCGGGCGGCAAGGTCATCCGCGAGATCGTCGAGAAGACCGGCGCCAAGGTCGACATCGCCGACGACGGCACCATCAAGATCGCCGCCGCCGAGCAGGCCAAGATCGACGCCGCCCGCGAGTGGATCAAGTCGATCGCCTCGGAACCGGAAATCGGCGCGATCTATACCGGCAAGGTCGTGAAGGTCGTCGACTTCGGCGCCTTCGTGAACTTCTTCGGCGCGAAGGACGGCCTCGTCCACGTGTCGCAGATCTCGAACGAGCGAGTCGCGAAGGTCTCGGACGTCCTGCAGGAAGGTCAGAGCGTGAAGGTGAAGCTCCTGGGCTTCGACGATCGCGGCAAGACCCGCCTGTCCATGAAGGTCGTCGACCAGGAGACCGGCGAAGACCTTTCGAAGAAGGACGAGCCGGCGGCTGAGGAAGCCTAAGGCTCACGCCCTTTACGGGTCGATTGCAGGGCGGTCGCGGCGACGCGGCCGCCCTTTTCGTTTAGCCTTCGCGCCATGTGCAACGAGTTCCAGCGCCACAAGCTGTTGCAGGATGCGATCGAGGAGTTCGATCGCCGAGGGCTGCCGCTGTTCCGCTGGAAGGACGGGCGGATCTCCAACAAGCTCGAGGCACAGCCCTCGATCCGCATCCGCGACAGCGCCTTCGTCGTGCGCCTGGCCGGGGAGGCCCTGGAGGGCGAGGACATGACCTGGGCCTGGCCGGGGCCGCGGGGCGCGCCAGTGTTCAACTTCCGGTCAGAGGGGCGTGACTTCTCCCGGAGCGATCGGGTGCTGGTCCTGGCGGACGGATTCTTCGAGTACACGGCGCCCCAAAAGGCGGGCGTGAAGCTCAAGGATCGGCACCTTTTCTGCCGAAACTTCCAGGAATGGTTCTGGATAGCCGGAATCGTGAGGGAGGGATGCTTCTCTCTGCTGACGACCGAGCCCGGTCCGGACCTTGCGGGCTACCACGATCGGCAGATCGTCACCTTTACGCCCGAGGACGGCATGAACTGGCTGATGGCGCCGTCGCCAGCCCTGTTCGCACCGCCGCCGGCCGGGACCTTCAAGGCCCGCACCCTGCGCCGCGACGGGGTCGAGCTTACCGCCTAGAGCACGATGCGATCAGACGGAATCGTCTGATCGTTGAATCGTGCTCTAGATTCAAAGGTTTGAGCGCGTTCTGATCGCAAAACCGGTTTCCACTTCTGCGGAACGCGCTCTAGGCATCGACCCGCCGTTCCAGCACGTCCCTTATGGCCGCGCCCAGTTGCTCGGCGCGGAACGGCTTGCGGAGCAGGGGCCATCGCAGGTCCGCCGCCCCCTGACCGAGGCGGTCGCCGGCATAGCCGCTGGTCAGCAGGATCGGCAGCTCCGGATCGCGGTTCTGGGCGGCCTCGGCCAACTCCACCCCGCTCATCCCGCCGGGCATGACGATGTCGGAGATCAGGAGGTCGAAGGTCTCATTGGCCTGCAGCCGGCGCAGGGCGGTGCGCGCGTCGGGCGCGCCCTCCACTTGGCAACCGAAGTCGCAGAGCAGGCCTTCGACCACGGCGCGGACCGCCGCATCGTCCTCGACCAGCAACACCCGGGTTCCGGTGGCCAGACCCGAGCGATCCATGTCGGGCGGCGCGGCCTCGATGACCGCGGGGGCCATGACGGCCGGGAGATACAGCGAGACCGTCGTGCCGAAACCGACGGAGGAGTCGATCGTGGCCACGCCGCCCACCTGTTGCACGAAGCCGTAGACCTGGGCGAGGCCGAGCCCCGTGCCCTTGCCGACGTCCTTGGTCGTGAAGAAGGGCTCGAAGGCGCGTTGCAGGGTTTCCGGCGACATGCCCGCGCCGTTGTCGGAGACCGAGACCATGACATAATCGCCCGCGGCGGCTCCTGGGACGGCGCCTGCGGGGACGTTGCGGCGCTCCAGGGCGATCTCCACGTGGCCGCCCGACGACGGCGCGGCGTCCGAGGCGTTGACGACCAGGTTCAGCAGGGCCGCCTCGAACTGGGCGGCGTCGAGCCGGCTGGCCCCCACATCGCCTTCGCACCGGATGGTGAGCGCAACCGCCTCGCCGACGGCGCGGCGGATCAGGGGGTCGATCTGGTCGATCAGGTCGGCCAGCCGCACCACCTCCAGCGTCAGCTCCTGGCGGCGCGAAAAGGCCAGGAGCTGGCGCGTCAGCCGCTCGCCCCGACGGCCCGCCGCCAAGGCGGCCTCGGCCAGACGCGTGACCCGGGCCGGGTTGTTCGGATGCTGCAGGATCATGTCCAGCCCGCCGATCACGACGGTCAGGAGATTGTTAAAATCGTGCGCCACCCCGCCGGTCAGCCGCCCGACGGTCTCCAGCCGCTGGGCCTGGGCGAGGGCGGCCTCGGCCTCGGCCCGCTCGGCCAGGCTGCGCTCCAGCGCCTGGGAGCGCTCGGCGAAGCGGGTTTCCAGATCTTCCCGCGCCTCGACGATCTCGGTCACGTCGCTGCTGGTGCCGAACCAGCGGCGCACCTCGCCGTTGTCGTTGCGCACGGCGGAGGCGCGGGCGCTCACCCAGCGCCAGACCCCGTCGCGGCGGCGCAGGCGATAGTCGATGTTGTAGGGCAGGCCGCCGGCCACCGCCTGGCTCCAGGCTTCGGCCGCCGCGTCGCGATCCTCCGGATGCACTGCATCGAGCCAGCCATCGCCGTAGTGCTGCTCGGCGGGCAGGCCGGTGAAGGCCAGCCACTGCGGGCTGAGATAGTCGCAATGGCCGTCCGACCGGCACGACCAGATGAGCTGGGGCAGGCTGTCGACCAGGGCGCGGATCTGCGCCTCTCCGGCCCTCAGCGCGTTCTCGGACGTCCGCTGGGCGGTCACGTCCCGCAAGGCGACGGTCACGCGGCCGTCGGCGCGCATGGCGCTGGAGCGAAGGTAGAGCTCCTGGCCGTCGACCAGGTGTCGCATCTCCATCTCGTCCGGAGCGCCGTCACGCAGCACGGCGGCAAAGCGGCGCAGCATGTCCCGGCCGACCTGGTTGGGGAACACATCGAGCAGCCGTTTTCCCACGAGGTCCGAGGTCGCGGCCGAGGCCATGCGCTCGGCGGTCGGGTTGGCGTAGGTCCAGCGGAAGTCGGTGATCTCGCCGCCTGATCCTATCGGCTCCAGGACCATCAGCCCGTCCATGGGCTGATGCTGGAAGATGGCGAACCGTTCCTCGGCGGCCAGCCCGCGCAGCACCGCCAGACGGATCGCCCGGCCGATGAAGACGGTGGCCGCGGCGGTCACGGCGAACATCAGCACCGGCGTGACGTCGCCAAGGCCTGTCCAGAGCAGGGTGACGGCGATCGCGCTGAGCCCGCTGGCGAGCAGGCCGCCCCTGGCGCCCGCCACGAGGGTCGCGAAAAGCACGGCGGGGTAGAAGAGCATGAAGTTGGGCGGCGCGGGGATCACCAGGCCCGCCGCGAGCCGCAGCAGGACGGCCGCGCCTACCGCTCCGAGGGCGGTGGCATAGGCGACCAGCGGTCGCTTGGTCGTGGTTGCGAAACGCTGCGCCCACCGTCCCATCATGGCGCCATACAGCCCCCCGAAAGTTCCGGATAATACGGAACCCTCAAAACGCCGGCAGGTAAAGCGTCACGATAAACACGAAGGGCCGCCGATGTCGGCGGCCCTCTTGAAATGCATCAATCGCGACGACCCTAGCGCGGGGCCATGCGGATGGCGCCGTCGAGGCGGACGTCCTCGCCGTTGAAATAGCCGTTGGTGATCATCTCCAGGGCGAGGGAAGCATAATCCTCCGCATTGCCGAGGCGCTTGGGGAAGGGGACCGAGGCGGCCAGGGCTTCCTTCACCTGCGGGGGGGCGGCGTTCATCAGCGGGGTGTTGAAGATGCCCGGGAGGATGGTGTTGACGCGGATGCCGTCGCCGGAGAGGTCGCGGGCGATGGGCAGGGTCATGCCGACCACGCCGCCCTTGGAGGCCGAATAGGCGGCCTGGCCCATCTGGCCGTCCTCAGCCGCGACCGAGGCGGTGTTGACGATGGCGCCGCGCTCGCCGTCTTCCAGCGGGGGCAGGTCCAGCATGCCCTTCGCCGACTTGGCGATGCAGCGGAAGGTCCCGACCAGGTTGATCTGGATGATCAGGTTGAAGGCGTCGAGCGGGAAGTGCTTGGTCTCGCCGGTCTGCCGGTCGCGGCTGGCGGTCTTGATGGCGTTTCCGGTGCCGGCGCAATTCACCAGGATGCGCTCCTGGCCGTTAGCGGCGCGGGCCTTGGCGAAGGCTGCGTCAACTTCTTCCTCGGAGGTGACGTTGACCTTGCAGAAGACGCCGCCCACTTCCTTGGCCACGGCTTCGCCCTTGGCCTCGTTCATATCGAAGATGGCGACCTTCACCCCTTGCGCGGCCAGCGCGCGGACGGTGGCTTCGCCCAGGCCCGAGGCGCCGCCGGTGACGACCGCGGAAATGGAGGAATCGAGTTTCATGGACGCTTGGCTCCCGTTCACGTCTAATGCGGACTTGTTGTCCGAGGCTTTAGCCTGATGAGCGCCGACTCTAAAGTGTCACCCCACGTCAACGGCCAGGCTTTCGACGCGAGCGAGGCGATCGATCCGTCGCGCGCTCTGGTCCCTGCGGTGGCGCGGGTGAACGAGCAGCGGGTGGCCCGCGGCTTCTGGCCGAAGATCCGCAAGGTGGCGACCAAGATCCCCTTCGCCGACGACGCCCTGTCGGTGTGGTTCTGCGCCAGGGACCCGGAGACGCCGACCCGGGCCAAGGCGCTGATGATGGCGGGCCTGGCCTATTTCGTCCTGCCCACCGACGCCATACCGGACGTCCTGGCGGTGGTCGGCTTCACGGATGACGCGGCGGTGTTCGCCGCCCTGATGGCGGTGGTCGGCCGCAACCTGCGGCCTCGCCACAAGCTGGCGGCCAAGCGGCTGCTGAAGCAGATCGCGCAGGAAGAGTAGGGGTCGCCCCCTCCCTTTGACGGGATTGAAGCTAACCGCGGTTGGTCATGGCTGGGCGCGCTCGCGCGGCCGGGGATGACGATCCTTGGAGGGGGAGTTCGCCGAAACCGTCGCCGGGAGGCCCCTCAGTCGCCTTTGCCGACAGTTCCCCCAACGGGGGAGCATCTGATGAGTTTTCCCGTCAGGACTGGGCCGGCGTCATGTCGCCCAAGATCGTCGCGAAGGGCGAGGTGGCGGTGGGGTCCCAGGAATGGCGGCCGCCGACCGTGATGCCGCCGTCGACCACGAGGTGGGTTCCGGAGACGAAGGCGGCGGCGTCGGAGGCAAGATAGAGGGCCGCCTGGGCGATGTCGCCGGGCAGGCCGGCCTTGGGCACGGGCTGGGCCTCGGCGGCGTTCTCGACGATGCGGGCGGCCATCTGGTCGGCGACCTCGCGCGGCAGGCCGACAGAGGCGCCGAAGATCGAGGTGGCGATCAGGCCCGGGCAGATGGCGTTGACGCGGATTTTCTGGGGCGAGAGCTGGGCCGCGGCGACCCGGCTCATATGGATGACGCCGGCCTTGGCGGTGGAATAGGCGATCGGCCCGAAGCCCGCCTGCAGGCCGGCGATCGACGCGGTGTTGATGATCGAGCCGCCGCCGCGTTCCAGCATCAGCGGCACGGCGTGCTTCATGCCCAGCGCCGGGCCGCGGACCAGGATGTCGAAGATCCAGCTCCAGCCGTCGGCGGTGATCTCCGGGATGGAGCTCATCCGGTCGGAGATGCCGGCGTTGTTGAAGAGGATGTCGAGGCCGCCGAACTCGCTCTTGGCCTTGGCCAGCGCCGCGGCGATCTGGGCCTCGTCGGTGACGTCGCAATGGGCGTAGGCGACCTTGCCGGGGAAGCGCTTTTCGAGGATCGCGCCCTTCTCGTCCTGGATGTCGGCGGCGACGACCTTGGCGCCCTCCGCCACGAAGAGCTCGACCGTTCCCAGCCCGATCCCCGACACCCCGCCGGTGATCACCGCCACCTTGCCGTCCAGACGCCCCGCCATTTACCGCTCCCTATGTTTATATGATCGGCGATCACTAGAGCAGCATCCGATCCGATTGTATCGGGCGCTGCTCCAGTTTCTTTGAGGTGGTCGCGTTTTCTTCGCCGAACCGGCGGCCACTCCGGCGGAAAACGCTCCGAGCGGGGCTTTTTGACCTAGTCGATGGTCACGACCACCTTGCCCATGGCCTTGCGGCTGCCGAGGTGGGCGATGGCGTCGCCGCCGCGTTCGAGCGGGAAGCGCTCGGAGACGTGGGGCTTCACCTTGCCGTCGAGATAGAGCTTCATCAGTTCGTCGACGCTCTTGGCGAACAGCTTGGGATTGCGCGCCACCCAGGTGCCCCAGAACACGCCGACGATCTCGCAGCCCTTCAGCAGGGTGAGGTTCAGCGGGATCCTCGGGATATCGCCGGCCGCGAAGCCGATGACCAGATAGCGGCCTTCCCAGGCGATGGAGCGCAGGGCCGGCTCGGCGTAGTCGCCGCCGATGGCGTCATAGATCACGTCGAAGCCGTGCTCGCCGCCGGCCTCCTTGAAGAGCGCGCCCAGGGCCTTCTGGCCGTCCTTGTCGAACGGGCCGCGGCCATAGACGACGCCGGCGTCGGCGCCGTGGGCGATGGCGAGGTCGACCTTCTCCTGGCTGGAGCAGGCGGCCACCACGCGGGCGCCCATGGCCTTGCCGAGCTCCACGGCCGCCAGGCCGACGCCGCCGGCCGCGCCGAGCACCAGCAGGGTCTCGCCGGGCTTCATCCGCGCACGGTCGGTCAGGGCGTGATAGCTGGTGCCGTAGGTGAGGATGAACGCCGCGGCGATGTCATGCGGCATGGCGTCGGGGATGTGCCACAGGCGATCGGCCGGCAGGAGGATCTCCTCGGCCATGCCGCCCTGGCCGGTGTTCGCGAGAATCCGGTCGCCGACCTTGACGTTGGTGACGCCCTCGCCGACCGACTTGACCACGCCCGAAAGCTCGCCGCCGGGCGAGAAGGGGCGGGGCGGCTTGCCCTGGTACTTGTCCTCGATCATCAGGACGTCGGGGAAGTTCACCCCCACCGCCTTGACCGAGACCACCGCGTAGCCGGGCTTCACTTGCGGCGCGGGAATGTCCTCAACCACCAGGGTTTCGGGTCCGCCGACCACCTTGCTGAGCACCGCCTTCATGTCGCTCTCTCCCGCGCCTGAACTTCTATTGGGCGCGGACGCTAGCGCAGGGCCGTTGCAGGCGGAAGGGCGGTTCGAACATTTGTTTGAGCCGCCGGTCTTGCTCAGGCCCCGCCGCTCTCGCGATCGTCGGCCCTGGCCGTGCGGCGGTTTTCGCGGTCCTTCTGCGCCTGCCAGTAGGCCGCGCCCTCGTCCGGCTTGAACATGGTGCGGGGCGCGCCATCGCGTGTGGCGACGGCGAAGACGTTGTCCTTGGGATCGTAGAACAGCACGTCGCCATTGGCGCGGGTCAGGCGCTCGGTTCCCTGCGGCGGCGCTTCGATGAAGGCGTGAGCCTTGCGGATGAAGTCGTCGAGGTTCTTCGCGCCGAAGGCCTCGCCGTTGCGCTCGAAGGCCCGCCGGGCGTTCTCCTCGGCGGTCCCGCGGCGGCTGGCCGACCAGATGGGCTTGCCGTCCAGTTCGCGGACCGGGGCCGCTTCGCGGTCGCGGCGCGAACTCTCCGACGGGGCGGCGGAGGCGAAGCTGCGCGGGGTCTCCGCGGCGGGCTCGTCCTTCCTGGCGACGGCGGACGGCCGTTCGCAGGCGGCCAGGATCAGGGCGAGGCCCAGGCTCAACGCAATCTTACACCTAGCCACGGTTCTCTCCCTCTCACGGCCAAGCTTTGGAACAAATTAAGAACTAAACCGGCGGTTTGTCCAGGCCGCTTGTTTGGCCTATGACCAGCGGACCGGAATGGGAGGGCTCCAGGCCTTGTCGCAAAAGCGGATTCTGCTGATCGTCGGGGGCGGGATCGCCGCCTACAAGGCGCTGGAACTGACGAGATTGCTGCGCAAGGCCGGCGTCGGGGTGCGACCGATCCTGACCGCCGCCGGGGCGCAGTTCGTGACGCCGCTGTCGCTGTCGGCGCTGGCCGAGGACAAGGTCTATTCCGAGCTCTTCTCGCTGACCGACGAGGCGGAGATGGGGCACATCGAGCTGTCGCGCTCTGCCGACCTGGTGGTGGTGGCGCCGGCGACGGCCGACCTGATGGCCAAGGCGGCGAACGGGCACGCCAGCGACCTGGCCTCGACCACGATCCTGGCGACCGACAAGCCGGTGCTGATGGCGCCGGCCATGAACGTGCGGATGTGGGAGCACCCGGCCACCCGCCGCAACCTGGCGACCCTGAAGGGCGACGGGGTGCTGTTCGTCGGGCCCGACGAGGGGGCGATGGCCTGCGGCGAATTCGGCTTCGGGCGGATGGCCGAGCCGCCGGCGATCTTCGCGGCGATCATGGCGGCCCTGGAAGGCCCGGCGGCGCGGCCGCTGGCCGGCAAGCGGGCGATCGTCACCGCCGGACCCACCGCCGAGCCGATCGACCCGGTGCGGCTGCTGACCAACCGCTCCAGCGGCAAGCAGGGCTTTGCGATCGCCAAGGCGCTGGCGGACCTGGGCGCGGAGGTGACCCTGGTCGCCGGCCCGGTGGCGCTGGCCACGCCCGTGGGCGTGAGGCGCGTGGACGTTGAGACGGCCCGCGAGATGCTGGCCGCCTGCGAGGCCGCCTTGCCGGCCGACATCGCCGTCTGCGTGGCGGCGGTCTCCGACTGGCGGCCGGAAACCGAGGCCGGGAGCAAGATGAAGAAAGGGGCGGACGGCCCGCCGGCCATCACCCTGGTCGAGAACCCGGACATCCTGGCGACGCTGTCGCGCTCGGACCGGCGGCCGAAGCTGGTGGTGGGCTTCGCCGCCGAGACCAACGACGTCGAAGACTACGCCAAGGCCAAGCTGGCCAGGAAGGGCTGTGACTGGATCGTCGCCAACGACGTCAGCGTGGCCGGGACCATGGGCGGCGACGACAACGCCGTCGCCATCGTCACCGCCGCGGGCATCGAGCGCTGGGAGCGGACGCCCAAGTCG
This window harbors:
- the coaBC gene encoding bifunctional phosphopantothenoylcysteine decarboxylase/phosphopantothenate--cysteine ligase CoaBC, whose amino-acid sequence is MSQKRILLIVGGGIAAYKALELTRLLRKAGVGVRPILTAAGAQFVTPLSLSALAEDKVYSELFSLTDEAEMGHIELSRSADLVVVAPATADLMAKAANGHASDLASTTILATDKPVLMAPAMNVRMWEHPATRRNLATLKGDGVLFVGPDEGAMACGEFGFGRMAEPPAIFAAIMAALEGPAARPLAGKRAIVTAGPTAEPIDPVRLLTNRSSGKQGFAIAKALADLGAEVTLVAGPVALATPVGVRRVDVETAREMLAACEAALPADIAVCVAAVSDWRPETEAGSKMKKGADGPPAITLVENPDILATLSRSDRRPKLVVGFAAETNDVEDYAKAKLARKGCDWIVANDVSVAGTMGGDDNAVAIVTAAGIERWERTPKSEVARKLAERMARALS